From one Lycium barbarum isolate Lr01 chromosome 6, ASM1917538v2, whole genome shotgun sequence genomic stretch:
- the LOC132599425 gene encoding histidine-containing phosphotransfer protein 4-like isoform X2, with translation MENQKQHQAAYMRRSLLDQGYLDEQFIHLEELQDDANPNFVEEVVKLFYTDSARFIRNIELALENGPCDFARLDNLMYQFKGSSSSIGATRVKRQCSQFQEYCNAKNIEGCKNTFQGVKQEYATLKTKLEAYFQMER, from the exons ATGGAGAACCAAAAGCAACACCAAGCTGCTTACATGAGGAGAAGCCTCTTGGACCAG GGATACCTTGATGAACAATTTATTCATCTTGAAGAATTGCAAGATGATGCAAACCCTAACTTTGTTGAAGAAGTTGTCAAGCTATTTTACACGGATTCAGCCAGATTTATTCGCAATATTGAACTTGCACT GGAAAATGGACCCTGTGATTTTGCTAGGCTGGATAATTTGATGTACCAATTCAAGGGTAGCAGCTCAAG CATTGGTGCCACAAGAGTAAAAAGACAATGTTCTCAGTTTCAGGAATATTGTAATGCAAAAAATATAGAAGG GTGCAAGAACACATTCCAAGGAGTGAAACAAGAGTATGCTACTCTAAAGACTAAGCTTGAGGCTTACTTTCag ATGGAAAGGTAA
- the LOC132599425 gene encoding histidine-containing phosphotransfer protein 4-like isoform X1, translated as MENQKQHQAAYMRRSLLDQGYLDEQFIHLEELQDDANPNFVEEVVKLFYTDSARFIRNIELALENGPCDFARLDNLMYQFKGSSSSIGATRVKRQCSQFQEYCNAKNIEGCKNTFQGVKQEYATLKTKLEAYFQVSLSLIRYIGNYSKD; from the exons ATGGAGAACCAAAAGCAACACCAAGCTGCTTACATGAGGAGAAGCCTCTTGGACCAG GGATACCTTGATGAACAATTTATTCATCTTGAAGAATTGCAAGATGATGCAAACCCTAACTTTGTTGAAGAAGTTGTCAAGCTATTTTACACGGATTCAGCCAGATTTATTCGCAATATTGAACTTGCACT GGAAAATGGACCCTGTGATTTTGCTAGGCTGGATAATTTGATGTACCAATTCAAGGGTAGCAGCTCAAG CATTGGTGCCACAAGAGTAAAAAGACAATGTTCTCAGTTTCAGGAATATTGTAATGCAAAAAATATAGAAGG GTGCAAGAACACATTCCAAGGAGTGAAACAAGAGTATGCTACTCTAAAGACTAAGCTTGAGGCTTACTTTCaggtctctctctctctaataagATACATAGGCAACTACTCTAAAGACTAA
- the LOC132599426 gene encoding histidine-containing phosphotransfer protein 4-like has product MENQKQRQAAYMRRSLLDQGYLDEQFIHLEELQDDANPNFVEEVVKLFYTDSARFIRNIELALENGPHDFARLDNLMYQFKGSSSSIGARRVKRQCSQFQEYCNAKNIEGCKNTFQGVKQEYATLKTKLETYFQMER; this is encoded by the exons ATGGAGAACCAAAAGCAACGCCAAGCTGCTTACATGAGGAGAAGCCTCTTGGACCAG GGATACCTTGATGAACAATTTATTCATCTTGAAGAATTGCAAGATGATGCAAACCCTAACTTTGTTGAAGAAGTTGTCAAGCTATTTTACACAGATTCAGCCAGATTTATTCGCAATATTGAACTTGCACT GGAAAATGGACCCCATGATTTTGCTAGGCTGGATAATTTGATGTACCAATTCAAGGGTAGCAGCTCAAG cattggtgctagaagagtaaaAAGACAATGTTCTCAGTTTCAGGAGTATTGTAATGCAAAAAATATAGAAGG GTGCAAGAACACATTCCAAGGAGTGAAACAAGAGTATGCTACTCTAAAGACTAAGCTTGAGACTTACTTTCAG ATGGAAAGGTAA